Genomic window (Mycoplasma sp. NEAQ87857):
TAATAAATAGTTTAAAAATAGCTTCTTTTAAGATAAATTTATAGTAAATTATGAAGTTATTTATTCTTTTTCCTTTTAAGAAATCTATTTTTGATTGAGTTAATGAATTAACTAATTCATTTAAATGTTTAGTTATTTTTCTAAAAGAACTAAACGATAAAGCTAAAACTAATGCAAAACTTGTAGAAAATAACGGATTAAGTAGTTTAAAAATTAATATAGTAGGCAACGCTTTTAAAATGCTTAATATTAATTTTCAAAAGATAATATTAAATGGTTTATTTAATTTATTATTCATTACAAAAACATAAATAATAGCACTAAATAACGCAATATAAATAGCACAATATACTTGCATAAAAATAGTAATATAAATTAAATAAATATCAGGATTATTGTTAATAGAACTAAAATCTAAAATAAAAAATCTTTTAAAAAATATTTCTAAAGCCTTAATATTTATATTTGGATTATTGCTATTAATTAAATTTAAAATTAAATCAATTAATAAATAAATTAAAAAAATTGATAACAAAAATATTATTAATATTTTTGTTATTTTTTTAATATTTGGATAAATTGTTTGTTTTTTAGTTTTAATTTGAGCTCCTTTATTTAAATAATTATTAATAAAATAAAGTAATAATTCAAAACTAAAAATAGTAATCATAATATATAAAATACTAATCCCTAAATATTGAAAATCATCATATTGAAAATAAAATCCAATACCATTAATACCAACATAAATTAAAATAGTACTTCATCTTAAATTTGATTCTAAACTATAGAAAAATAGCATAATATAGCGATTAATATTAGGTAAAATAATGGTATTTTTAATACTTTTAACAAATGAATTTCCTAAATATCTAAAGTGTCAATATTTTGTTATGGAGCTTGTATTAATAATATCGTTTAAATTTCTTAAAATAAATAATCAAGTAAATCAAAAATAAATAATAAATGCTTTTAAATGATTATTTACAATAAATCATTTAAAAAATAATAGCATTACAATTACAGGAAAAGCTCTTAATAATAGACTAATAGTTCTTGTAATTCAACTAAGATATGGTTTTTTGAATAAAATACTAGCATTTAAAAACGAAATAAATAGAGCGAAAATAAATGCTACACTAGTAGCTAAAAGAATATTTTTAATACTAGTTCATAGTAATTTCAAGTTAAATAATCATAAATTTTGACCTGGTAGTTCATTATCAAATGAACCAAAACTAAACAACTGCTTAACTTTTAGTCAAAATTCCTTGTAATTACTATCTACTAAGTTAAAAACATTTAATCGATATAAAAAATAAATAAAAATAATAAATAATAACAATATTAAGCTTAATTTAAAAAATTTATTAAATAAAATTCTTTGATAAAAACCGGTTTTAGTCAAAATATTTAATTAAATCCTCTTGATTAAAATCATTTTTATTTATTATTGCTTGAACTTTATTATCTTTAATTGCAACTAATGTATCACAATATTCTAAAGCTAAATTTAAATCATGAATAGCTAAAATTATGTATTTATTTATTTTTAAGGAATTTAATTTTTGCATAACTAAATTAGCATTATTGATATCTAATGCACTAGTTGGTTCATCTAAAATCAAAATATCAAACTGATTAAATAAAGCTTTAATTAAAATAGCTCTTTGTTTTTGACCCTGAGAAAGATCTTTGAATTTTTTAAATGCAAATTCTTTAATATTTAATTCATCTAATAATTCTAATAATTGACCAACTTGTTTTTTAGATAAAATCTTTAATATTTTATAAAAAACATTGTTGTAATTATTAAATGTTAATAATACATTTGAAACTAAATCATATTCTTCAAGCATAAAATCGTCATTAGAAACAACTTGAACTGATTTTAATAACTTATTAATTTGTTTTTTAGAACTCTTTTTAATATTTAAATTATCAAAAAGAATCTCGCCATCTAAAATTAAATTGTGATTATATAAACTTTTTAATAAAGTGGTTTTTCCACAACCACTTTTACCAATTAAACCTATAATTTTACCTTGTTCAATAGTTAAATTCACATCATTTAATACAGCTTTATTTTGATATCCAATAGTTAAATTATTTATTTTGATCATAATGATTGATTAATAACATTTCAAAATTCCTGCTCAGAGTCATTGATTACTTTATAACCATTAAACCCTTGAGTAGGTCCTCAAGGATCATTGATTTGAGTAAAAGCTAATGCAATTGCATCTGCCACTTCTTTTTTTATCCCCTTTGCAAACACACCTACATTATATGGTAATTTATCAGTTACTGTTAAAAAGCTTATTCTTCCAAATTTAGAATCTAATGGATATTTATCAGGATTTTTAACTTTGTTATATCCATAAAATCCTTCGTTTTCAAAGTAAATTTTAACATCACTATTTGGTTCGCTTAATTTTGCTGCAATTGCATCTCCTTGAGCCATTAGTTGTTTTAAAGAGATAAATTGATTAGGAAAATTCTTTTTTAATAATGCTTGAGGAAGTATATATTTACTTCCGCTAGAAGATTTACCTATTCCTAGTTTATAACTAATGAACTTTTTATAATCTTTATTGTTTCAAGCTTCAATAATATCTTTTGTATCTTGCTCATTAGCTAAAATAGTAATTAAACCTCTTTGATAAGGTACGTTTTGATGATCATCATAAGCTCTAGTATAAATAGTGCCATTTCAACCCATACCATTCTCTTTATCATTTCATTGTTCTCTAGGTATTTTAGTAAATACTTGATATTCATTTTTAGCTATATTTTCTAAATCCTTTAAAGTTTGATTACTTGCATTAACATCACCTTTAAATTTTTTAGTTAATGTTTGGAGTTTAATTAATAAACCACTTTGTTTTATTTCTTGTTCTTTAGAATATAAGCTTCCTGTAGATACAAAAGCAAAATCTATTTCACCTTTATTTAGCTTATCTCTAATTGAATCATAATTACTATCACTAGTATTAATAATTTCAATTTTAAATTTTTGACCATTGTTTTTTAATTGATTATTAAGTAATGTGGTTAATTGTTGAGTTAAATCTTTATTTTGATCACCTAAATCTAAATTAAGCTTATATACTTGCTTTTCATTAATGTTGTCGTTTGAATTTTTTGCACAAGAAAAACTAACTACTGATGTAGTTATAATGGTACTTGTTGCTAAAAAATATTTAATAATATTTTTAAATTTCTTCATAAAAATAAAAAAACCTTTCTAAATGAAAGGACAAGAAAAAAATGAACTCGCTACGCTAGTATTAACTAGATCAGCTAATAAGAGTATTTCTCAACTTGAATTTAATTCAAGTACCCCTGTCCTTGATAATATTATAATAAATTTTAGAAATCTTATTAAGCTCTATAAAGAAAAATTACCTAAATTTTATTTTATGTAATAGCTCAAAATAATGAATATTTTAAGTTTATAATATTAATATCATTAATAAGCATATAGGAGGTTATTGTAATGAAAGTTAAAGAATTAGGTCAAGTATGAACACCTAAAAACATAGTTGATAAAATGATTAATTTAATAACAGTAAAATCTCCTAATTTAATACTTGAACCAAGTTCTGGAACAGGTATGTTTTACAATGAATTAATTAAGAAATTTAACAATGTTATTGGTGTTGAAATAGATCCATCAATTGCTCATAAAAACGCTATAATAGCATCATATTTTGATACAAACTATCAACCAGATGTAATAATCGGTAACCCTCCTTATGTGGATTTTAAAAATATACAAAATCTTCCAAAATCTAATTTTTTAATACATAAACCAAATCTTTATTTATTTTTTATTGAAAAAGCACTTAATGACTTAAAACAAAATGGAGAACTTATATTTATAGTTCCATCAGCTGTTTTTACTTCAACAAGTTCTTATAAATTAAACGAAAAAATATATAAAGAATATTCAATAACTTATTTTGAGTTAATTGATGAAAACGTCTGACAAAATGCATCAGTTCCTACTGCAATTATAAAAATAATAAAGACTAAAAATCACATAGATAAAATTAATTATTTTTATTCAAATGGAAAAATTTTGTTTGGTGATAAACCTAAACAAATGGATGGAATAATGATGGTAAAAGTAGGTGGAGCAAGTGGTTTTAATTCATCTTTGAAAAAAGGTGATGTTCCTTTTGTTGTATCTCATACCGAAAGGACTAAACAGTTAAATTATATTGAATACCAACCTAAAGATTGAATAAGAGCTGTACCTAAACCTCCTAAAGATTTTACTTATCAAATTTTTGTAAATTGCAAAACAAGAAATAAAAATCCTTTTTATATTTTAGAAAATGAACCTGCTAATTTTATAAATTATGATGCATCAGTTTTATGTTTATTTGTTAATTTAGATTTAAATGAAACTAAAATGCTTGTTAAGAAATTAAACAATATAAATTGAGAAATGTTAGGAATAAAAAGAAGTGGAAGATTCCACTTCTCACAAAGCATATTGTCAGCTATAGTTTCTAAATAATAAATTTATTTTTTAAAATCAATAAACACATCATGAAATTCATTTAAGATATTTGCTCTTCTTTTTATTGATTCGTATAAATTACCTAATAAAAACTCTTTAGACTCTTCAAAAGTTCTTTCAATTCTTTCGTCATTTTCAGATCATTTACATTGAAATGGTAGATTATTGCCGTTAGGTGTTAATGTCTTTAATCTCTTTAAAGAATTAAATACTATTTTTTGAGTATCAGATTTATCGAAAATAATGAAATAATAGTCTGTATTGTTGCTTTTAATATTGGCTGATAATAATTTGAAATATTCATTTCAATTATTTGGACAATTCTCACTTGTTAATCCTGTAAGAGCAAAAAATAATCCTTCTTTTGAACTAATGTTATCAGCTGATCCTATATTAAAATTAGAAATCTTTATATTGATTGGACAATAGAATGAATTGTCATTATTTTTAATAATAATGTCATATCAATATCTTGCTCTTGGTTGTTCATATATTTTTAACTCTCAATTCTGGAATATTTCTATTTCTTTAT
Coding sequences:
- a CDS encoding ABC transporter ATP-binding protein, encoding MIKINNLTIGYQNKAVLNDVNLTIEQGKIIGLIGKSGCGKTTLLKSLYNHNLILDGEILFDNLNIKKSSKKQINKLLKSVQVVSNDDFMLEEYDLVSNVLLTFNNYNNVFYKILKILSKKQVGQLLELLDELNIKEFAFKKFKDLSQGQKQRAILIKALFNQFDILILDEPTSALDINNANLVMQKLNSLKINKYIILAIHDLNLALEYCDTLVAIKDNKVQAIINKNDFNQEDLIKYFD
- the cypl gene encoding ABC transporter thiamine pyrophosphate-binding lipoprotein p37/Cypl, with product MKKFKNIIKYFLATSTIITTSVVSFSCAKNSNDNINEKQVYKLNLDLGDQNKDLTQQLTTLLNNQLKNNGQKFKIEIINTSDSNYDSIRDKLNKGEIDFAFVSTGSLYSKEQEIKQSGLLIKLQTLTKKFKGDVNASNQTLKDLENIAKNEYQVFTKIPREQWNDKENGMGWNGTIYTRAYDDHQNVPYQRGLITILANEQDTKDIIEAWNNKDYKKFISYKLGIGKSSSGSKYILPQALLKKNFPNQFISLKQLMAQGDAIAAKLSEPNSDVKIYFENEGFYGYNKVKNPDKYPLDSKFGRISFLTVTDKLPYNVGVFAKGIKKEVADAIALAFTQINDPWGPTQGFNGYKVINDSEQEFWNVINQSLWSK
- a CDS encoding N-6 DNA methylase — its product is MKVKELGQVWTPKNIVDKMINLITVKSPNLILEPSSGTGMFYNELIKKFNNVIGVEIDPSIAHKNAIIASYFDTNYQPDVIIGNPPYVDFKNIQNLPKSNFLIHKPNLYLFFIEKALNDLKQNGELIFIVPSAVFTSTSSYKLNEKIYKEYSITYFELIDENVWQNASVPTAIIKIIKTKNHIDKINYFYSNGKILFGDKPKQMDGIMMVKVGGASGFNSSLKKGDVPFVVSHTERTKQLNYIEYQPKDWIRAVPKPPKDFTYQIFVNCKTRNKNPFYILENEPANFINYDASVLCLFVNLDLNETKMLVKKLNNINWEMLGIKRSGRFHFSQSILSAIVSK
- a CDS encoding restriction endonuclease, which codes for MNNKKYTINDYDLVIEKLINYLKTKKFHFSTDDIDGRVNSIQNEKEIINLILSSYKEIEIFQNWELKIYEQPRARYWYDIIIKNNDNSFYCPINIKISNFNIGSADNISSKEGLFFALTGLTSENCPNNWNEYFKLLSANIKSNNTDYYFIIFDKSDTQKIVFNSLKRLKTLTPNGNNLPFQCKWSENDERIERTFEESKEFLLGNLYESIKRRANILNEFHDVFIDFKK